The following coding sequences are from one Oryzias melastigma strain HK-1 linkage group LG20, ASM292280v2, whole genome shotgun sequence window:
- the LOC112151278 gene encoding transmembrane protein 241 isoform X3, whose amino-acid sequence MQCRRHIPGFAFSFVFVLSYFTNKFVLSVLNFTYPTLFQGWQTFIGAVLLLLSGKLGWVEMSFISRSAALSWLPASLLFVGNIYAGSRALSRLDIPFFFTLQNSSHVVTYIISTALHREKQKMHQLKSISMGLMLLAAVNLPLCDPQVDYSAYLWAVCHLLCAGAYKAFQVHKSSSLSDCEQHWINCLFSVLLLALAAHPTGDLTGALEFPSLHSGVFHCGCSASALLGFLLLLVTVKLKRGLSSEHLGIWIFISKVTTMSLSPFMFSVNVNAPSFVCVLISLAGEALLVFSDRDSQAG is encoded by the exons ATGCAGTGCAGGAGACACATCCCTGGATTTGCTTTTAGCTTCGTTTTTGTTCTGTCATATTTTACGAATAAG TTTGTCCTCTCGGTCCTGAATTTTACGTATCCAACCTTATTTCAAGG ATGGCAGACGTTTATCGGAGCCGTTCTGCTTCTTCTCTCTGGAAAGCTGGGATGGGTGGAAATGAGCTTCATCAGCAG atcCGCCGCTCTCTCCTGGCTCCCGGCCTCGCTCCTGTTTGTGGGAAACATTTACGCTGGTTCTCGGGCTTTGTCACGCCTG GATATTCCTTTCTTCTTCACCCTTCAGAATTCCTCACATGTTGTCACCTACATAATCAGCACAGCCCTCCACAGAGAG AAACAGAAGATGCACCAGCTAAAGTCCATCAG TATGGGCCTCATGCTGCTGGCAGCCGTCAACCTTCCTCTGTGCGACCCTCAG GTCGACTACAGTGCATACCTGTGGGCTGTCTGCCATCTCCTCTGTGCCG gtGCGTACAAGGCGTTTCAAGTCCACAAGTCCAGCAGCTTAAG TGACTGTGAGCAGCATTGGATCAACTGTTTGTTCAG tgtCCTGCTGCTGGCGCTCGCCGCTCATCCTACAG GTGACCTAACAGGTGCCTTAGAGTTTCCCTCTCTTCATTCCGGAGTGTTCCACTGCGGATGCAGCGCCAG CGCTCTGCTTGGTTTCCTGTTGCTGCTGGTTACTGTCAAACTAAAACGAGGCCTTTCCAGTGAGCATCTTGGGATCTGGATCTTCATATCcaag GTTACTACCATGTCCCTCTCCCCATTCATGTTCAGCGTGAACGTCAACGCCCCGTCTTTTGTGTG CGTGCTCATCAGTCTGGCTGGCGAGGCCCTGCTGGTGTTTTCCGACAGAGATTCTCAGGCGGGATGA
- the LOC112151278 gene encoding transmembrane protein 241 isoform X1, translated as MPWLRCILPRNSTPNSRSLSSVNTEVRLVPRDKLLSQHQSSREFVLSVLNFTYPTLFQGWQTFIGAVLLLLSGKLGWVEMSFISRSAALSWLPASLLFVGNIYAGSRALSRLDIPFFFTLQNSSHVVTYIISTALHREKQKMHQLKSISMGLMLLAAVNLPLCDPQVDYSAYLWAVCHLLCAGAYKAFQVHKSSSLSDCEQHWINCLFSVLLLALAAHPTGDLTGALEFPSLHSGVFHCGCSASALLGFLLLLVTVKLKRGLSSEHLGIWIFISKVTTMSLSPFMFSVNVNAPSFVCVLISLAGEALLVFSDRDSQAG; from the exons ATGCCATGGCTGCGCTGCATCCTCCCGCGAAACTCAACACCAAACAGCCGCAGTTTGAGCTCTGTAAACACGGAAGTTCGCCTGGTACCACGTGACAAGCTTCTCAGTCAGCATCAATCAAGCAGAGAG TTTGTCCTCTCGGTCCTGAATTTTACGTATCCAACCTTATTTCAAGG ATGGCAGACGTTTATCGGAGCCGTTCTGCTTCTTCTCTCTGGAAAGCTGGGATGGGTGGAAATGAGCTTCATCAGCAG atcCGCCGCTCTCTCCTGGCTCCCGGCCTCGCTCCTGTTTGTGGGAAACATTTACGCTGGTTCTCGGGCTTTGTCACGCCTG GATATTCCTTTCTTCTTCACCCTTCAGAATTCCTCACATGTTGTCACCTACATAATCAGCACAGCCCTCCACAGAGAG AAACAGAAGATGCACCAGCTAAAGTCCATCAG TATGGGCCTCATGCTGCTGGCAGCCGTCAACCTTCCTCTGTGCGACCCTCAG GTCGACTACAGTGCATACCTGTGGGCTGTCTGCCATCTCCTCTGTGCCG gtGCGTACAAGGCGTTTCAAGTCCACAAGTCCAGCAGCTTAAG TGACTGTGAGCAGCATTGGATCAACTGTTTGTTCAG tgtCCTGCTGCTGGCGCTCGCCGCTCATCCTACAG GTGACCTAACAGGTGCCTTAGAGTTTCCCTCTCTTCATTCCGGAGTGTTCCACTGCGGATGCAGCGCCAG CGCTCTGCTTGGTTTCCTGTTGCTGCTGGTTACTGTCAAACTAAAACGAGGCCTTTCCAGTGAGCATCTTGGGATCTGGATCTTCATATCcaag GTTACTACCATGTCCCTCTCCCCATTCATGTTCAGCGTGAACGTCAACGCCCCGTCTTTTGTGTG CGTGCTCATCAGTCTGGCTGGCGAGGCCCTGCTGGTGTTTTCCGACAGAGATTCTCAGGCGGGATGA
- the LOC112151278 gene encoding transmembrane protein 241 isoform X2 encodes MPWLRCILPRNSTPNSRSLSSVNTEVRLVPRDKLLSQHQSSREFVLSVLNFTYPTLFQGWQTFIGAVLLLLSGKLGWVEMSFISRSAALSWLPASLLFVGNIYAGSRALSRLDIPFFFTLQNSSHVVTYIISTALHREKQKMHQLKSISMGLMLLAAVNLPLCDPQVDYSAYLWAVCHLLCAGAYKAFQVHKSSSLSDCEQHWINCLFSVLLLALAAHPTGDLTGALEFPSLHSGVFHCGCSASALLGFLLLLVTVKLKRGLSSEHLGIWIFISKRERQRPVFCVRAHQSGWRGPAGVFRQRFSGGMIPHSALLTK; translated from the exons ATGCCATGGCTGCGCTGCATCCTCCCGCGAAACTCAACACCAAACAGCCGCAGTTTGAGCTCTGTAAACACGGAAGTTCGCCTGGTACCACGTGACAAGCTTCTCAGTCAGCATCAATCAAGCAGAGAG TTTGTCCTCTCGGTCCTGAATTTTACGTATCCAACCTTATTTCAAGG ATGGCAGACGTTTATCGGAGCCGTTCTGCTTCTTCTCTCTGGAAAGCTGGGATGGGTGGAAATGAGCTTCATCAGCAG atcCGCCGCTCTCTCCTGGCTCCCGGCCTCGCTCCTGTTTGTGGGAAACATTTACGCTGGTTCTCGGGCTTTGTCACGCCTG GATATTCCTTTCTTCTTCACCCTTCAGAATTCCTCACATGTTGTCACCTACATAATCAGCACAGCCCTCCACAGAGAG AAACAGAAGATGCACCAGCTAAAGTCCATCAG TATGGGCCTCATGCTGCTGGCAGCCGTCAACCTTCCTCTGTGCGACCCTCAG GTCGACTACAGTGCATACCTGTGGGCTGTCTGCCATCTCCTCTGTGCCG gtGCGTACAAGGCGTTTCAAGTCCACAAGTCCAGCAGCTTAAG TGACTGTGAGCAGCATTGGATCAACTGTTTGTTCAG tgtCCTGCTGCTGGCGCTCGCCGCTCATCCTACAG GTGACCTAACAGGTGCCTTAGAGTTTCCCTCTCTTCATTCCGGAGTGTTCCACTGCGGATGCAGCGCCAG CGCTCTGCTTGGTTTCCTGTTGCTGCTGGTTACTGTCAAACTAAAACGAGGCCTTTCCAGTGAGCATCTTGGGATCTGGATCTTCATATCcaag CGTGAACGTCAACGCCCCGTCTTTTGTGTG CGTGCTCATCAGTCTGGCTGGCGAGGCCCTGCTGGTGTTTTCCGACAGAGATTCTCAGGCGGGATGATTCCACATTCTGCTCTTCTGACCAAATAA